One Coffea arabica cultivar ET-39 chromosome 5e, Coffea Arabica ET-39 HiFi, whole genome shotgun sequence DNA segment encodes these proteins:
- the LOC113688595 gene encoding protein RICE SALT SENSITIVE 3 isoform X2, protein MMLMWEDGFCRGRVGECLDEIEGEDPVRKAFSKMSIQLYNYGEGLMGKVASDKCHKWVFKEPTECEPNISNYWQSSFDALPPEWTDQFESGIQTIAVIQAGHGLLQLGSCKIIPEDLHFVLRMRHTFESLGYQSGFYLSQLFSSTRNSSSQSGVPMKQPTMPIRSPPPLFSWGPRPIPSANAVLASPSFQNSARLGIPPSKDETHMFLLPHSSEARMEDMMGDHEHDIKWPNGLTFFNALTGRSDDAKLLFNPDGLGSKAEQNHHPNPNSDASSLHNSSGANPNEFLSLDSHPDSVRKMENKFKRSFTLPARMNSSSSSTSLDHHQHNPGEYRNEAGMYSDVMETFLE, encoded by the exons AT GATGTTGATGTGGGAAGATGGATTCTGCAGAGGAAGAGTTGGGGAGTGTTTGGATGAAATTGAAGGCGAGGATCCTGTCAGAAAAGCCTTCAGCAAAATGTCTATTCAACTATATAATTATGGAGAAGG GTTGATGGGGAAGGTGGCTTCTGATAAGTGCCATAAATGGGTTTTCAAAGAGCCTACGGAATGTGAACCGAATATCTCCAATTACTGGCAGAGTTCATTTGATGCT CTTCCTCCCGAGTGGACTGATCAGTTTGAGTCAGGTATTCAG ACTATTGCTGTAATTCAAGCTGGCCATGGCCTCTTGCAGCTCGGTTCCTGCAAGATT ATACCTGAAGACCTCCACTTTGTGCTGAGAATGAGGCACACATTCGAATCTTTAGGCTATCAATCAGGGTTTTACCTATCTCAGTTGTTCTCTTCCACAAGGAATAGTTCATCTCAATCTGGAGTTCCTATGAAGCAGCCTACCATGCCTATTCGCTCTCCCCCTCCCCTCTTCAGTTGGGGTCCCAGGCCGATTCCTTCAGCAAATGCAGTCCTTGCATCTCCCAGCTTTCAAAACTCTGCCAGGCTTGGAATACCACCGTCCAAAGATGAGACTCATATGTTCCTTCTTCCTCATTCATCTGAAGCAAGAATGGAAGATATGATGGGAGATCATGAACATGACATCAAGTGGCCTAATGGATTGACATTCTTCAATGCTCTCACCGGACGAAGTGACGATGCTAAGCTTTTGTTCAATCCTGATGGTTTAGGTAGCAAGGCAGAGCAAAATCatcatccaaatccaaattcagATGCTTCAAGTTTGCATAACAGTAGCGGTGCAAATCCAAACGAGTTCTTGAGCTTGGATAGCCATCCAGATAGCGTTAGGAAGATGGAgaataagttcaagaggagCTTTACATTGCCTGCaagaatgaattcatcttcctcaTCCACCTCACTAGATCACCATCAACATAATCCTGGAGAGTATAGGAATGAAGCAGGGATGTATTCTGATGTCATGGAAACTTTCCTGGAGTAA
- the LOC113688625 gene encoding probable protein phosphatase 2C 39 isoform X1 — MAGREMLQKMKEKVGLGSSASETGKGKSKMHKHVTHGYHTVAGKGHHAMEDYLFAQFKQVGDNELGLFAIFDGHLGHEIPDYLRSHLFDNILNEPDFWTQTENAIRRAYRITDATILEKAVDLGKGGSTAVTAILINCQKLVVANVGDSRAVLCKNGVAKQLSVDHEPNKERRNIENRGGFVSNFPGDVARVDGQLAVARAFGDKSLKQHLSSEPDVSVEIIDDDTEFVILASDGIWKVMSNQEAVDCVKDKKEARAAAKHLNEEAVARKSSDDISCIVIKFK, encoded by the exons ATGGCTGGCAGAGAAATGTTGCAAAAAATGAAG GAAAAAGTGGGTTTAGGTTCATCTGCATCTGAAACAGGAAAAGGTAAGAGTAAAATGCACAAACATGTTACTCATGGTTATCACACAGTTGCCGGGAAAGGACATCATGCTATGGAGGATTATCTTTTTGCACAATTTAAGCAAGTTGGTGACAATGAGCTTGGTCTGTTTGCGATATTTGATGGTCATCTTGGTCATGAAATTCCCGACTACTTGCGGTCTCATTTGTTTGACAACATTTTGAATGAG CCTGACTTCTGGACTCAAACTGAAAATGCTATTCGAAGAGCATATCGGATCACTGATGCTACAATACTAGAGAAAGCAGTTGATTTGGGTAAAGGTGGCTCAACTGCAGTCACGGCAATATTAATTAATTGTCAAAAACTTGTTGTGGCTAATGTTGGGGACTCTCGTGCTGTCCTCTGCAAGAATGGGGTAGCAAAGCAGCTTTCAGTTGATCATGAACCTAATAAAGAGAGGCGAAACATTGAGAATAGAGGTGGATTTGTTTCAAACTTTCCAG GTGATGTTGCACGTGTTGATGGACAGTTAGCAGTTGCAAGAGCATTTGGTGATAAGAGCCTGAAGCAACACCTCAGTTCTGAACCGGATGTTTCTGTAGAGATCATAGATGACGATACGGAGTTTGTTATCTTAGCTAGTGATGGCATATGGAAG GTAATGTCAAATCAAGAGGCAGTCGACTGTGTGAAAGACAAAAAGGAAGCTCGGGCTGCAGCAAAGCACCTTAATGAGGAAGCTGTAGCAAGGAAAAGTAGTGATGATATATCATGTATAGTCATCAAGTTCAAATGA
- the LOC113688625 gene encoding probable protein phosphatase 2C 39 isoform X2: MHKHVTHGYHTVAGKGHHAMEDYLFAQFKQVGDNELGLFAIFDGHLGHEIPDYLRSHLFDNILNEPDFWTQTENAIRRAYRITDATILEKAVDLGKGGSTAVTAILINCQKLVVANVGDSRAVLCKNGVAKQLSVDHEPNKERRNIENRGGFVSNFPGDVARVDGQLAVARAFGDKSLKQHLSSEPDVSVEIIDDDTEFVILASDGIWKVMSNQEAVDCVKDKKEARAAAKHLNEEAVARKSSDDISCIVIKFK, from the exons ATGCACAAACATGTTACTCATGGTTATCACACAGTTGCCGGGAAAGGACATCATGCTATGGAGGATTATCTTTTTGCACAATTTAAGCAAGTTGGTGACAATGAGCTTGGTCTGTTTGCGATATTTGATGGTCATCTTGGTCATGAAATTCCCGACTACTTGCGGTCTCATTTGTTTGACAACATTTTGAATGAG CCTGACTTCTGGACTCAAACTGAAAATGCTATTCGAAGAGCATATCGGATCACTGATGCTACAATACTAGAGAAAGCAGTTGATTTGGGTAAAGGTGGCTCAACTGCAGTCACGGCAATATTAATTAATTGTCAAAAACTTGTTGTGGCTAATGTTGGGGACTCTCGTGCTGTCCTCTGCAAGAATGGGGTAGCAAAGCAGCTTTCAGTTGATCATGAACCTAATAAAGAGAGGCGAAACATTGAGAATAGAGGTGGATTTGTTTCAAACTTTCCAG GTGATGTTGCACGTGTTGATGGACAGTTAGCAGTTGCAAGAGCATTTGGTGATAAGAGCCTGAAGCAACACCTCAGTTCTGAACCGGATGTTTCTGTAGAGATCATAGATGACGATACGGAGTTTGTTATCTTAGCTAGTGATGGCATATGGAAG GTAATGTCAAATCAAGAGGCAGTCGACTGTGTGAAAGACAAAAAGGAAGCTCGGGCTGCAGCAAAGCACCTTAATGAGGAAGCTGTAGCAAGGAAAAGTAGTGATGATATATCATGTATAGTCATCAAGTTCAAATGA
- the LOC113687642 gene encoding uncharacterized protein, with protein MEIHRRKSSSGDKFSFPIIPIQDQDFEFGCVTPGSPNSTADRLFFNGILLPHAFPCQPTNNVISFSRSTSRTSSVCSKDSLMSSRSNSTNSSRSSSCSSARTSTSEAAGPCTSDSKLFSNNQTKIAGKNPVEKDLYQATRKPVLTPHYGSSQRWQFIAPAPAMMHQVSRARKAKISVRDQVCKSKKQGQDWTIARRTWFGLKFLRAVASACKECHAVKPSSRKCFEKK; from the coding sequence ATGGAAATCCACAGGCGAAAAAGCAGTTCCGGGGACAAATtttcatttccaatcatccCAATTCAAGATCAAGATTTCGAGTTTGGTTGTGTCACACCAGGTTCACCAAATTCTACAGCAGATCGTTTGTTCTTCAATGGCATACTTTTACCTCATGCTTTCCCATGTCAGCCTACAAACAACGTCATCAGTTTCTCAAGATCAACTAGTAGAACCAGCAGCGTATGCAGCAAAGATTCATTGATGTCGTCGCGAAGCAACAGTACGAATAGCAGCAGAAGTAGTAGCTGCAGCAGTGCAAGAACGAGCACAAGTGAGGCTGCAGGACCGTGTACATCGGACAGCAAATTATTCAGCAATAATCAGACAAAAATTGCTGGCAAAAACcctgttgaaaaagacttgtaCCAAGCAACAAGGAAGCCTGTTTTGACTCCACATTACGGCTCTTCTCAAAGGTGGCAATTCATTGCACCGGCGCCAGCTATGATGCATCAAGTTTCACGAGCAAGGAAGGCTAAAATTTCTGTAAGAGATCAAGTATGCAAGTCAAAGAAGCAAGGCCAGGATTGGACAATTGCTAGAAGAACGTGGTTTGGCCTGAAATTCTTGAGGGCTGTTGCGTCCGCATGCAAAGAATGTCATGCTGTGAAACCATCTTCGCGGAAgtgttttgaaaagaaataa
- the LOC113688595 gene encoding protein RICE SALT SENSITIVE 3 isoform X3 — translation MGKVASDKCHKWVFKEPTECEPNISNYWQSSFDALPPEWTDQFESGIQTIAVIQAGHGLLQLGSCKIIPEDLHFVLRMRHTFESLGYQSGFYLSQLFSSTRNSSSQSGVPMKQPTMPIRSPPPLFSWGPRPIPSANAVLASPSFQNSARLGIPPSKDETHMFLLPHSSEARMEDMMGDHEHDIKWPNGLTFFNALTGRSDDAKLLFNPDGLGSKAEQNHHPNPNSDASSLHNSSGANPNEFLSLDSHPDSVRKMENKFKRSFTLPARMNSSSSSTSLDHHQHNPGEYRNEAGMYSDVMETFLE, via the exons ATGGGGAAGGTGGCTTCTGATAAGTGCCATAAATGGGTTTTCAAAGAGCCTACGGAATGTGAACCGAATATCTCCAATTACTGGCAGAGTTCATTTGATGCT CTTCCTCCCGAGTGGACTGATCAGTTTGAGTCAGGTATTCAG ACTATTGCTGTAATTCAAGCTGGCCATGGCCTCTTGCAGCTCGGTTCCTGCAAGATT ATACCTGAAGACCTCCACTTTGTGCTGAGAATGAGGCACACATTCGAATCTTTAGGCTATCAATCAGGGTTTTACCTATCTCAGTTGTTCTCTTCCACAAGGAATAGTTCATCTCAATCTGGAGTTCCTATGAAGCAGCCTACCATGCCTATTCGCTCTCCCCCTCCCCTCTTCAGTTGGGGTCCCAGGCCGATTCCTTCAGCAAATGCAGTCCTTGCATCTCCCAGCTTTCAAAACTCTGCCAGGCTTGGAATACCACCGTCCAAAGATGAGACTCATATGTTCCTTCTTCCTCATTCATCTGAAGCAAGAATGGAAGATATGATGGGAGATCATGAACATGACATCAAGTGGCCTAATGGATTGACATTCTTCAATGCTCTCACCGGACGAAGTGACGATGCTAAGCTTTTGTTCAATCCTGATGGTTTAGGTAGCAAGGCAGAGCAAAATCatcatccaaatccaaattcagATGCTTCAAGTTTGCATAACAGTAGCGGTGCAAATCCAAACGAGTTCTTGAGCTTGGATAGCCATCCAGATAGCGTTAGGAAGATGGAgaataagttcaagaggagCTTTACATTGCCTGCaagaatgaattcatcttcctcaTCCACCTCACTAGATCACCATCAACATAATCCTGGAGAGTATAGGAATGAAGCAGGGATGTATTCTGATGTCATGGAAACTTTCCTGGAGTAA
- the LOC113688595 gene encoding protein RICE SALT SENSITIVE 3 isoform X1 gives MVGSGASDRSKEAVGMMALHEALRSVCLNTDWTYSVFWTIRPRPRVRGGNGCKVGDDNGSLMLMWEDGFCRGRVGECLDEIEGEDPVRKAFSKMSIQLYNYGEGLMGKVASDKCHKWVFKEPTECEPNISNYWQSSFDALPPEWTDQFESGIQTIAVIQAGHGLLQLGSCKIIPEDLHFVLRMRHTFESLGYQSGFYLSQLFSSTRNSSSQSGVPMKQPTMPIRSPPPLFSWGPRPIPSANAVLASPSFQNSARLGIPPSKDETHMFLLPHSSEARMEDMMGDHEHDIKWPNGLTFFNALTGRSDDAKLLFNPDGLGSKAEQNHHPNPNSDASSLHNSSGANPNEFLSLDSHPDSVRKMENKFKRSFTLPARMNSSSSSTSLDHHQHNPGEYRNEAGMYSDVMETFLE, from the exons ATGGTGGGCTCAGGAGCATCAGATAGGAGCAAAGAAGCAGTTGGGATGATGGCCCTTCATGAGGCCCTCAGAAGCGTCTGTCTCAACACAGACTGGACTTACTCAGTCTTCTGGACCATTCGTCCTCGCCC GAGGGTCAGAGGTGGCAATGGTTGCAAAGTTGGTGATGACAATGGTAGCTT GATGTTGATGTGGGAAGATGGATTCTGCAGAGGAAGAGTTGGGGAGTGTTTGGATGAAATTGAAGGCGAGGATCCTGTCAGAAAAGCCTTCAGCAAAATGTCTATTCAACTATATAATTATGGAGAAGG GTTGATGGGGAAGGTGGCTTCTGATAAGTGCCATAAATGGGTTTTCAAAGAGCCTACGGAATGTGAACCGAATATCTCCAATTACTGGCAGAGTTCATTTGATGCT CTTCCTCCCGAGTGGACTGATCAGTTTGAGTCAGGTATTCAG ACTATTGCTGTAATTCAAGCTGGCCATGGCCTCTTGCAGCTCGGTTCCTGCAAGATT ATACCTGAAGACCTCCACTTTGTGCTGAGAATGAGGCACACATTCGAATCTTTAGGCTATCAATCAGGGTTTTACCTATCTCAGTTGTTCTCTTCCACAAGGAATAGTTCATCTCAATCTGGAGTTCCTATGAAGCAGCCTACCATGCCTATTCGCTCTCCCCCTCCCCTCTTCAGTTGGGGTCCCAGGCCGATTCCTTCAGCAAATGCAGTCCTTGCATCTCCCAGCTTTCAAAACTCTGCCAGGCTTGGAATACCACCGTCCAAAGATGAGACTCATATGTTCCTTCTTCCTCATTCATCTGAAGCAAGAATGGAAGATATGATGGGAGATCATGAACATGACATCAAGTGGCCTAATGGATTGACATTCTTCAATGCTCTCACCGGACGAAGTGACGATGCTAAGCTTTTGTTCAATCCTGATGGTTTAGGTAGCAAGGCAGAGCAAAATCatcatccaaatccaaattcagATGCTTCAAGTTTGCATAACAGTAGCGGTGCAAATCCAAACGAGTTCTTGAGCTTGGATAGCCATCCAGATAGCGTTAGGAAGATGGAgaataagttcaagaggagCTTTACATTGCCTGCaagaatgaattcatcttcctcaTCCACCTCACTAGATCACCATCAACATAATCCTGGAGAGTATAGGAATGAAGCAGGGATGTATTCTGATGTCATGGAAACTTTCCTGGAGTAA